The following proteins are encoded in a genomic region of Pyrus communis chromosome 11, drPyrComm1.1, whole genome shotgun sequence:
- the LOC137708617 gene encoding uncharacterized protein, which produces MASPSRALTLKCSPCIAFSTKTLMDSKPTTLHRPFSCSISGSPPREARTSGVHEGAITLQEWQGWGTASPVPAMVTKIVEDLKALEKDIDTQMSFGGSRGKLQGDFKVQEDKKHRKTYQALGDSEQKLQFFSARQIACRLLGSRGYLCQKCWLPSEEDCMCSRVTQCTLWNGMRFWLYMHPKDFLRQNNTGKLLWQVFGTEAATLCLFGISEHEEIMWNALKLAGKSNTWCLYPNKNGVLKSVEDVFGQEPSPYLEGSDTKTDEDRTLNFILIDGTWNNSVAIFSRLKDQGVSVWGDGDFPCISLATGTSAMHKLRPQPSWDRTCTAGAAIGLLSELQLLPEFRSFGLDKQAEAVEDTLVLLLEALTNRRLRMGRSITRKVRHTIC; this is translated from the exons ATGGCGTCCCCCTCAAGGGCTTTAACATTGAAATGCTCTCCTTGTATCGCCTTCTCCACCAAAACCCTTATGGACTCCAAACCCACAACTCTTCACAGACCCTTTTCATGTTCAATTTCTGGGTCACCCCCACGAGAAGCTCGTACAAGCGGCGTTCATGAAGGCGCTATCACATTGCAGGAATGGCAGGGTTGGGGCACCGCGTCTCCAGTTCCCGCCATGGTTACCAAAATTGTTGAGGATTTGAAGGCTTTGGAGAAAGATATTGATACCCAGATGAGCTTTGGTGGTAGTCGTGGCAAACTTCAG GGAGATTTCAAAGTGCAAGAGGATAAAAAACACCGAAAAACATATCAGGCTTTAGGTGATTCTGAACAAAAGCTCCAATTCTTTTCAGCTCGACAAATAGCATGTCGTTTGCTCGGAAGTAGGGGCTACCTTTGTCAAAAG TGCTGGCTTCCCTCTGAAGAAGATTGTATGTGTTCTAGAGTCACACAATGCACTCTATGGAATGGAATGCGGTTCTGGTTATATATGCATCCCAAG GACTTCTTGCGGCAGAACAACACTGGGAAGTTGTTATGGCAAGTATTTGGCACTGAGGCTGCAACTTTGTGCCTCTTTGGCATTTCTGAACATGAAGAAATAATGTGGAATGCATTGAAGCTTGCAg GAAAAAGCAATACTTGGTGCCTGTATCCCAACAAAAATGGAGTGTTAAAATCAGTTGAGGATGTCTTTGGCCAAGAACCGTCACCATATCTGGAAGGATCAGATACTAAG ACAGATGAAGATAGAACTCTGAATTTCATTTTGATTGATGGAACATGGAACAATTCAGTTGCAATATTCAGTCGGCTGAAG GATCAAGGAGTGTCAGTTTGGGGAGATGGAGACTTTCCTTGTATTTCCCTGGCCACTGGTACTTCTGCGATGCACAAACTTCG GCCCCAACCATCATGGGATCGTACCTGTACAGCAGGAGCTGCTATTGGCCTCCTCTCTGAGCTGCAACTTCTTCCAGAGTTCCGCTCCTTTGGATTAGATAAACAGGCTGAAGCTGTAGAGGATactttagttttattattagaaGCACTGACAAATAGGCGGCTTCGGATGGGCAGGTCCATCACTCGCAAAGTACGACACACAATTTGCTAA
- the LOC137709545 gene encoding GPI-anchored protein LLG1-like: MASLSHPVFFLFFFLVLGFASSATFISYDILRAGGSSTGGRALLQAKKNCPVNFENQNYTIITSKCKGPNYPAKSCCNALKDFACPFTEEINDLKNDCASTMFSYINIYGKYPPGLFASQCREGKEGLACPAEAPKSDQKSSRGHISATHSIMLALSAAFLVLSFHMF; encoded by the exons atGGCTTCGTTATCTCATCCcgttttcttcctcttcttcttccttgtatTGGGTTTTGCCTCCTCCGCCACCTTCATCTCTT ATGATATCTTACGGGCTGGTGGATCATCCACGGGGGGACGTGCCCTTCTTCAGGCCAAAAAAA ATTGTCCTGTGAATTTTGAGAACCAGAACTACACAATCATAACAAGCAAGTGCAAAGGACCAAACTACCCAGCAAAGAGCTGCTGTAATGCTTTGAAGGATTTTGCCTGTCCTTTTACAGAAGAAATCAATGACTTGAAAAATGATTGTGCTTCAACCATGTTCAGCTACATAAACATCTACGGGAAGTACCCTCCCGGCCTGTTTGCGTCTCAATGCCGCGAAGGGAAAGAAGGTCTTGCATGTCCCGCTGAGGCACCGAAATCTGATCAGAAGAGCAGCAGAGGTCATATATCAGCTACTCACTCCATCATGCTAGCACTATCTGCTGCCTTCCTTGTATTATCCTTCCATATGTTCTGA
- the LOC137709497 gene encoding uncharacterized protein codes for MKKPGFLAASVAAASATALSATSSSSSFVSDSTIRFSHQEAGVKRNQEKSSASTEKFAPKFDGLRFIETLVTAHR; via the exons ATGAAGAAGCCGGGCTTTCTAGCGGCCTCAGTCGCCGCCGCTTCTGCCACTGCTCTCTCCGCCACTTCTTCCTCTTCAAGCTTTGTGTCTGATTCAACCATACGGTTTTCTCACCAG GAGGCTGGCGTTAAGAGAAATCAAGAAAAATCATCGGCTTCGACGGAGAAATTTGCACCCAAGTTCGATGGGCTGAGATTTATTGAAACGCTGGTTACTGCTCACAGATAA